A single region of the Corallococcus caeni genome encodes:
- a CDS encoding response regulator, with the protein MTNAPPQEEATSAARVLVAEDDDAMRAMLVRTLRRAGYTVVEVEDGFELGDYVAMMRGHGGTLAPPDVIVSDVRMPGRTGLEALGRLRDQGIACPVLLLSAFADEETHAEALRLGARRLLDKPVDLDVLKAAVRDAVAHD; encoded by the coding sequence ATGACGAACGCCCCTCCCCAAGAAGAAGCGACGTCCGCCGCGCGCGTCCTGGTGGCCGAGGACGACGACGCGATGCGCGCGATGCTCGTGCGCACGCTGCGGCGCGCGGGCTACACGGTGGTGGAGGTGGAGGACGGCTTCGAGCTGGGCGACTACGTGGCGATGATGCGGGGCCACGGCGGCACGCTCGCCCCGCCGGACGTCATCGTCAGCGACGTGCGCATGCCGGGGCGCACCGGCCTGGAGGCGCTCGGGCGTTTGCGTGACCAGGGCATCGCGTGCCCCGTGCTGCTGCTCAGCGCCTTCGCGGATGAGGAGACGCACGCGGAGGCCCTGAGGCTGGGCGCCCGGCGGTTGCTGGACAAGCCGGTGGACCTGGACGTGCTGAAGGCCGCGGTGCGCGACGCGGTGGCGCACGACTGA